Proteins encoded together in one Proteiniborus ethanoligenes window:
- a CDS encoding cysteine desulfurase family protein, with protein MKVYLDNSSTTRPRDEAIDEVISMMKYEYGNPSSLHRMGLEAERKIESSRKNIADFLKCNKSEIFFTSGGTESNNIAIQGLINKNIKRGNHIITSKFEHSSVLKVLKHYENKGLKITYLDLNAHGMIDLEQLKEIINENTILVSIMMVNNEIGTVLPIESISQIVKQKNKDTNLHVDGIQAFGKIETDVKKLKVDTFSFSSHKVHGPKGVGGLYVKKDIALEPISFGGSQENGLRSGTENVPGIVGFGKSIQILKETYDKEIQHIKEVKNYFLTNLKSNIEGIKINSLQDDRCAPHILNISFIGVRGEVLLHYLEDKGVYVSTASACSSHGKKKSHVLEAIGLSDAEIEGAIRFSFSHYNTIEEIDYAIEILKESVIDIRKITMR; from the coding sequence ATGAAGGTATATTTAGATAATAGCTCTACTACAAGACCAAGAGACGAAGCGATTGATGAAGTAATCAGTATGATGAAATATGAATATGGTAATCCATCATCACTTCATAGAATGGGATTGGAAGCCGAAAGAAAAATAGAGAGTTCTAGAAAAAATATTGCTGATTTTCTAAAATGCAATAAAAGTGAGATATTCTTTACATCTGGTGGAACTGAATCAAATAATATTGCAATACAAGGCTTAATCAATAAAAACATAAAAAGAGGCAATCATATAATAACAAGTAAATTTGAACATTCTTCTGTACTAAAAGTACTAAAGCATTATGAAAATAAGGGATTAAAAATAACTTATTTAGATTTAAATGCGCATGGCATGATAGATTTAGAACAATTAAAGGAAATTATAAATGAAAATACTATACTAGTATCTATAATGATGGTAAACAATGAAATAGGTACTGTTTTACCTATAGAAAGTATTAGCCAAATTGTTAAGCAAAAGAATAAAGATACAAATCTTCATGTAGATGGGATACAAGCTTTTGGAAAGATAGAAACAGATGTAAAAAAACTGAAGGTAGATACTTTTTCCTTTAGCAGCCACAAGGTTCATGGACCAAAGGGGGTTGGGGGGCTGTATGTGAAGAAAGACATAGCTCTTGAGCCTATATCTTTTGGAGGGAGTCAAGAAAACGGATTAAGGTCTGGCACAGAAAATGTACCTGGAATAGTTGGGTTTGGTAAATCTATTCAAATATTAAAAGAGACATATGACAAAGAGATACAGCATATTAAAGAAGTTAAGAATTATTTTCTAACAAATTTGAAATCAAATATTGAAGGTATTAAAATAAATAGTTTACAAGATGACAGATGTGCTCCTCATATTTTAAATATTTCATTTATTGGAGTAAGGGGAGAGGTATTGCTGCATTACTTAGAGGATAAAGGGGTTTATGTGTCTACAGCATCTGCTTGCTCCTCTCATGGAAAGAAAAAGAGTCATGTCCTAGAAGCAATAGGACTAAGTGATGCTGAAATAGAAGGAGCAATTAGATTTAGCTTCTCACATTATAATACTATAGAGGAAATAGACTATGCTATTGAAATACTAAAGGAATCAGTAATAGATATTAGAAAAATAACTATGAGGTGA
- a CDS encoding asparaginase, with the protein MGNKVAVIFTGGTISMKVDPRLNAAIPGLTSEEIMGMVTNIEKFTEIERINFGEYPGPHIDPEMMMELSKLVKNTISRDDITGVVVTHGTDTLEETAYLLDLTIKPKKPIVIVGAMRNSSELGYDGPSNLSAAICTAISKEAVNKGVLVVMNNEVNAASEVTKTNTLSLDTFKSPEFGPLGIVDNDEVIFYRDIINHDHIETENIESKVALLKSVAGMDSDLIDYCIGAGYKGIVVEAMGRGNVPIEMYKGIKRSIEKNIPVVIVSRCPTGRVLDTYGYPGGGKNLRNIGAIFGNNLPGQKARIKLMLLLSIYNDIQTIKDIFEKDIYTK; encoded by the coding sequence GTGGGTAATAAGGTGGCAGTAATTTTTACAGGTGGTACAATTTCTATGAAGGTAGACCCAAGATTGAATGCTGCGATTCCTGGTCTAACTAGTGAAGAAATAATGGGGATGGTGACTAATATAGAGAAATTCACTGAAATTGAAAGGATAAATTTTGGTGAATATCCTGGTCCTCATATAGATCCAGAAATGATGATGGAATTGTCAAAGCTTGTTAAAAACACTATCTCAAGAGATGATATAACAGGTGTAGTTGTCACTCACGGTACCGATACTCTTGAAGAAACAGCTTATCTTCTTGACCTGACAATAAAACCTAAAAAGCCAATTGTTATTGTTGGGGCTATGAGAAACTCTTCTGAGCTAGGATATGATGGACCAAGCAACTTATCAGCGGCAATTTGTACCGCTATCTCTAAAGAAGCCGTTAATAAAGGTGTTCTTGTTGTTATGAACAATGAGGTTAATGCTGCATCTGAAGTAACTAAAACAAATACACTTTCTCTTGATACTTTTAAATCTCCTGAGTTTGGACCTTTGGGAATCGTAGATAATGATGAAGTTATATTTTATAGAGATATTATAAATCATGACCATATTGAAACCGAAAACATTGAATCTAAGGTTGCGCTGCTAAAAAGTGTTGCAGGTATGGATTCTGACTTAATAGATTATTGTATAGGTGCTGGATATAAGGGTATTGTAGTAGAGGCCATGGGCCGTGGAAATGTTCCTATCGAAATGTATAAAGGTATCAAAAGAAGTATTGAAAAAAATATACCTGTAGTTATTGTGTCAAGATGTCCTACTGGCAGAGTTCTTGACACTTATGGTTATCCTGGTGGTGGTAAAAATTTAAGAAATATCGGGGCAATCTTTGGGAATAATCTTCCAGGACAAAAAGCTCGTATAAAGCTTATGCTTCTTTTAAGCATATATAATGATATTCAAACTATTAAAGACATATTTGAAAAGGACATATACACAAAATAG